A genome region from Penaeus chinensis breed Huanghai No. 1 chromosome 22, ASM1920278v2, whole genome shotgun sequence includes the following:
- the LOC125037240 gene encoding uncharacterized protein LOC125037240 translates to MEDRPSELSMLPRRLSSSQTNLSNVSGPALTRPQRHHSGSSSPRRLSGNVTPDMLPRKKSINELTPNMLSRLSVFEQQEEAGDWSAGSGHEDARPRALRRSSRDGVHGGRRPSKGENYKKERHRLTKEEMDRGVDRGSSSRDGRGMPIREESLERRRSSGKEYADDLQNSYADGSPDPEQNQPQKSIGIKVFDYLVRRFSSTEESFPRDASAVRPPDYAPQDESESQTSEKDDDVLNEEHLSSTGYGRHSHMLDSAPYEAHDYFYEEKDSEVYALNDEQVSLTDSTEMLEPKENRKKTIDSEVFGFVVRRINDIEQMSNTDTESEGLIDFEDDDDVISRSAKVTSYYESTLRQKEKEKETAKRLAIIQDENGRILPTIEIEEADQFHDVPDFRTRAAGHKKKKTSMAKGILNYLFRNRISDLETAPVSEASPVESRVPESPSSKAEEAVRDFLAESCVANPVPVVSEGGVVKGEVPHAFEGHDEDFGKESDLVSSTTEEENIRSSESLTLRLLKWTFGMIAKAQPDDYPTTPANPDQPSDNPEETNEKLKPEVIPEEAEGPLDEDESLAQKSDVNDNFLELNQSDDRDLVILIMSLILVVYILTL, encoded by the coding sequence ATGGAGGACCGCCCCAGCGAGTTGTCCATGCTCCCTCGACGTCTCAGCAGTTCTCAGACGAACCTTTCTAATGTCTCCGGCCCTGCCCTCACCCGGCCTCAACGTCATCACTCCGGGTCATCGTCTCCGCGACGTCTCAGCGGAAATGTCACACCCGACATGCTGCCCCGCAAGAAGTCCATCAACGAACTGACGCCCAACATGCTGTCTCGGCTCTCGGTTTTCGAACAGCAGGAGGAAGCTGGAGATTGGAGCGCAGGAAGTGGTCATGAAGATGCAAGGCCGCGAGCTCTTCGGAGGTCAAGCAGGGACGGTGTGCACGGCGGTCGCAGGCCTTCGAAAGGGGAGAATTATAAAAAGGAACGTCACAGACTGACAAAAGAAGAAATGGATCGCGGAGTGGATCGAGGAAGTTCTTCGCGGGACGGTCGTGGTATGCCAATCCGGGAAGAAAGTTTGGAGCGTCGCAGGTCGTCAGGGAAAGAATATGCAGATGATTTACAGAATTCGTATGCAGATGGTTCACCTGATCCGGAACAAAATCAGCCTCAGAAATCCATTGGCATCAAAGTCTTCGATTATCTCGTTCGAAGATTCAGCAGCACAGAAGAAAGTTTCCCTCGAGATGCGTCTGCTGTCAGGCCCCCCGATTACGCCCCGCAAGACGAATCGGAAAGCCAAACCTCAGAGAAAGATGACGACGTTCTGAACGAGGAGCATCTGAGCTCAACTGGATACGGTAGACACAGTCATATGCTCGACTCAGCGCCTTATGAAGCCCATGACTACTTCTATGAAGAAAAGGACAGTGAAGTCTATGCCCTAAACGATGAACAAGTTTCACTTACTGACTCAACTGAAATGCTAGAAcctaaagaaaacagaaagaagacgaTTGATTCGGAGGTCTTTGGTTTTGTTGTTCGGAGAATTAATGATATTGAACAAATGTCTAACACTGATACAGAATCAGAAGGACTAATAGactttgaagatgatgatgatgtaattagTAGATCGGCTAAAGTAACTTCATATTACGAAAGCACCCTaaggcaaaaggaaaaggaaaaggagactgCAAAAAGACTTGCTATTATTCAAGATGAGAATGGAAGGATTCTGCCAACGATCGAAATAGAGGAGGCTGATCAATTCCATGATGTACCTGATTTCAGGACCAGGGCAGCGGgtcataagaagaagaaaacgtcCATGGCCAAGGGCATCCTGAACTATCTCTTCCGGAATCGGATATCAGACCTCGAAACCGCACCAGTCAGTGAAGCCTCGCCTGTTGAATCCCGTGTCCCGGAAAGTCCCTCCTCCAAAGCGGAAGAGGCTGTCCGCGATTTCCTTGCCGAGAGCTGCGTCGCAAATCCTGTTCCTGTAGTCAGCGAGGGCGGCGTGGTTAAAGGCGAGGTCCCTCATGCATTCGAAGGCCACGATGAAGACTTCGGGAAAGAATCTGATTTAGTATCAAGCACGACAGAGGAGGAAAATATTCGATCAAGCGAATCTCTCACACTGCGGCTCTTGAAGTGGACTTTCGGCATGATAGCCAAAGCACAGCCAGACGACTACCCAACCACTCCAGCGAATCCAGACCAGCCATCTGACAATCCCGAAGAGACTAACGAAAAGCTCAAACCCGAAGTCATTCCCGAAGAGGCAGAGGGACCCTTGGATGAAGACGAAAGCTTAGCACAGAAATCTGACGTGAATGACAATTTCTTGGAGCTGAATCAGTCTGACGACAGAGACTTGGTGATTCTTATAATGTCACTTATTCTTGTCGTTTATATCTTGACATTATAA